The following proteins come from a genomic window of Flavobacterium crocinum:
- a CDS encoding L,D-transpeptidase family protein, whose protein sequence is MKTFYSFTAILGLSFFISSFNTLENSNFSHKKTSNHTTVFNDTDLANAEKANDFFKRYADLKKYKSDVMSLYRTRTLGTIWFDEDEINEFGSVLYEKAKKTNDLVFPYQNEIDKLFDDSLENNPSKTDADMLLSSMYVLYTKKSNTDKKKLSYNDMLKDFLNYSTIEESSATANLDAKVEYDQYYKLEDVLKKYKKLDRSHKWKPIVPAESPYKELRPDAVSSTIAQVRNRLYLLGDLKQDSKSDVYDRELMDAVMKYKVRNGFKPNYILAEEHIKEMNIPLSEKMETLKLNMERCRAIASQIAASDEYVLVNVPSYEMVYVKNGKVQLNSPVFVGAPLTKTTIFNGEIDRIVFSPYWTVPQSIVQNELRSKIASDPNYLAEKNMEMVNGQVRQKPGPDNSLGLVKFMFPNSDDIYMHDTPSKTLFDFEKRTFSHGCINVKMAKELAVAMLKDYPEWTQAKIDKAMEGKVESSFKLSKKVPIYITYFTSLVNENGEIGFFQDVYEKDKELTGESAIAAQ, encoded by the coding sequence ATGAAAACATTTTATTCATTCACCGCAATTTTGGGTTTGAGTTTCTTTATATCTTCTTTCAATACACTTGAAAACAGCAATTTTTCCCATAAAAAAACTTCAAACCACACAACCGTTTTCAACGATACAGATCTTGCAAACGCTGAAAAAGCGAATGACTTTTTTAAAAGGTATGCTGATTTAAAAAAATACAAATCAGATGTAATGTCATTATACAGAACCAGAACTCTTGGAACGATTTGGTTTGATGAAGACGAAATCAATGAATTTGGTTCTGTATTATATGAAAAAGCAAAAAAAACTAATGATTTAGTATTTCCTTACCAAAATGAAATTGACAAACTTTTTGATGATTCGTTAGAAAACAATCCATCTAAAACGGATGCTGACATGCTTTTAAGTTCAATGTATGTTTTGTACACTAAAAAAAGCAATACAGACAAGAAAAAATTGTCCTACAATGACATGTTGAAAGATTTTTTGAACTACAGTACTATCGAAGAATCATCTGCTACTGCGAATCTTGATGCCAAAGTAGAATACGACCAATATTATAAATTGGAAGATGTATTGAAAAAATACAAAAAACTAGACCGTTCACATAAATGGAAACCAATTGTTCCTGCTGAATCTCCTTATAAAGAGTTACGCCCGGACGCTGTTTCCAGCACTATTGCTCAGGTTAGAAATCGTTTGTATCTATTAGGCGATTTAAAACAGGATTCTAAAAGTGATGTTTACGACCGTGAACTGATGGATGCTGTAATGAAATACAAAGTCCGTAACGGATTTAAACCAAACTATATTCTTGCAGAAGAACATATTAAAGAAATGAATATTCCGCTTTCTGAGAAAATGGAAACTTTAAAACTGAATATGGAAAGATGCCGCGCCATTGCATCTCAAATTGCGGCAAGCGACGAATATGTTTTGGTCAATGTGCCTTCGTATGAAATGGTATACGTTAAAAATGGAAAAGTACAGTTAAATTCACCTGTTTTTGTTGGAGCTCCTTTAACTAAAACTACCATTTTCAATGGTGAAATTGACAGAATCGTTTTTAGTCCTTATTGGACCGTTCCACAAAGCATTGTTCAAAATGAATTACGATCTAAAATTGCATCAGATCCAAATTATTTAGCAGAGAAAAATATGGAAATGGTAAACGGACAAGTAAGACAAAAACCAGGTCCGGATAATTCTTTAGGGTTGGTAAAATTCATGTTCCCAAATTCTGATGATATTTACATGCACGATACACCTTCTAAAACATTATTTGATTTTGAAAAAAGAACATTTAGCCATGGTTGCATTAATGTAAAAATGGCTAAAGAATTAGCTGTTGCTATGCTTAAAGATTATCCGGAATGGACACAAGCTAAAATTGATAAAGCAATGGAAGGAAAAGTAGAAAGCAGTTTCAAATTATCTAAAAAAGTACCTATTTACATTACTTATTTTACTTCATTAGTTAATGAAAATGGGGAAATTGGTTTCTTTCAGGATGTATACGAAAAAGATAAAGAGTTAACTGGCGAAAGTGCCATTGCTGCTCAATAA
- a CDS encoding T9SS type A sorting domain-containing protein, which yields MKKIAKMSLVAALLFSGISTYAIDGAEDFNLHVIKSNGKLISFGLNQTQKAYLSIYDKDGSLIYSETASGKEGILRTFSLEEFPEGIYFLEIEDNTKKAKYEIAVTDTVTVLSQKAVSSVYKSDFKNTSVAVR from the coding sequence ATGAAAAAGATTGCAAAAATGAGTTTAGTAGCTGCGTTGCTTTTTTCTGGAATAAGCACTTACGCAATTGATGGAGCGGAAGATTTTAATCTTCATGTTATCAAATCTAATGGAAAATTAATCAGTTTTGGTCTTAATCAGACTCAAAAAGCCTACTTATCTATATATGATAAAGACGGATCTCTTATTTATTCTGAAACTGCTTCAGGCAAAGAAGGAATCTTAAGAACTTTCAGTTTAGAAGAATTCCCGGAAGGAATTTACTTTTTAGAAATTGAAGACAATACAAAAAAAGCAAAATATGAAATCGCTGTAACAGACACCGTTACTGTTTTATCTCAAAAAGCAGTTTCTTCTGTTTACAAATCAGATTTTAAAAATACTAGCGTAGCAGTACGCTAA
- a CDS encoding DUF3244 domain-containing protein: MKKIIKLSLVCAVLLTGMSTYAIDGNEALNLHVLKGNGKVIAFGINQLQKAVISIYDTNGNVLYSENASGKEGILRTFSLEEFPEGKYILEVADNYKKVKYDITVNAKSSILSSKGTTSLY; this comes from the coding sequence ATGAAAAAGATTATTAAATTAAGTTTAGTATGTGCAGTACTTCTAACAGGAATGAGTACTTATGCAATTGATGGAAATGAAGCATTAAATCTTCATGTATTAAAAGGAAATGGCAAGGTAATTGCTTTTGGAATTAATCAATTACAAAAAGCAGTTATCAGTATATATGATACTAATGGTAACGTTCTTTATTCTGAAAATGCTTCCGGTAAAGAAGGAATTTTAAGAACTTTCAGTTTAGAAGAATTTCCAGAAGGAAAATATATTTTAGAAGTTGCTGATAATTACAAAAAAGTAAAATACGATATTACTGTAAATGCGAAAAGTTCTATTTTGTCTTCAAAAGGAACTACTTCTCTTTACTAA
- a CDS encoding helix-turn-helix domain-containing protein gives MSTLTKPNHIGRKISRIRELRDMKQEALAQALGTNQQAISAMENSETIDDEKLVEVAKALGVTVEAIKNFSDEAAINYFNSFNEAVHNSHFGNNNHCTFNPLDKLMETVEENKKLYERLLQSEKDKIEYLEKLLKEK, from the coding sequence ATGAGCACACTAACAAAACCAAATCATATTGGGCGAAAAATAAGCCGTATTCGCGAACTTCGTGATATGAAACAGGAAGCTTTGGCACAGGCTTTAGGAACAAACCAGCAGGCGATTTCGGCTATGGAAAACAGCGAAACTATTGATGATGAAAAATTGGTTGAGGTGGCAAAAGCACTTGGTGTAACGGTTGAAGCGATTAAGAATTTTTCAGACGAAGCGGCAATTAATTATTTCAATAGTTTTAATGAAGCGGTTCATAATAGTCATTTTGGAAATAATAATCATTGTACTTTCAATCCATTGGATAAATTAATGGAAACTGTGGAAGAAAATAAAAAGCTTTACGAGCGTTTGCTTCAGTCGGAAAAAGATAAAATCGAATATTTGGAAAAATTGCTAAAGGAAAAATAG
- a CDS encoding secretion protein, translating into MTKFTKAGLVAAFFLATVFTYAIDGKGDFILNIKTGNGKVMSFTLDTVENSSFSIYDENHNLLYAGESAANKLEVSKTISLESFPAGTYVLEVKANDKVSKHEIKVAAKKVKAVKLEETVNHSPSFRR; encoded by the coding sequence ATGACAAAATTTACCAAAGCCGGTTTAGTTGCTGCCTTTTTTTTAGCGACTGTTTTTACCTATGCCATTGATGGAAAAGGTGATTTTATTCTAAACATTAAAACAGGAAACGGAAAAGTAATGAGCTTTACTTTAGACACTGTTGAGAATTCATCTTTCTCTATCTATGATGAGAATCACAATTTACTTTATGCTGGAGAGTCTGCAGCAAACAAGTTGGAAGTTTCTAAAACGATTAGTTTAGAAAGTTTTCCTGCCGGAACTTATGTTCTGGAAGTAAAAGCAAACGACAAAGTTTCGAAACACGAAATTAAAGTTGCTGCAAAAAAAGTAAAGGCAGTGAAGTTAGAAGAAACTGTTAACCACAGTCCATCTTTCCGTCGCTAA
- a CDS encoding T9SS type A sorting domain-containing protein, whose amino-acid sequence MKKIAKLSLAAALLFTGISTYAIDGNGEFNLHVLKANGKLITFALNKTQKANLAIYDKEGTLIYSESATGKEGILRTFSLEEFPEGTYFLEIEDNIKKAKYEITIDDNASLSRTAISSVYKAGFAKNSSVAAR is encoded by the coding sequence ATGAAAAAGATTGCAAAATTGAGTTTAGCGGCGGCGTTGCTTTTCACAGGAATTAGCACTTACGCAATTGATGGAAATGGAGAATTTAATCTTCATGTATTGAAAGCTAATGGAAAACTGATCACTTTCGCACTTAACAAAACACAGAAAGCGAACTTAGCCATTTATGACAAAGAAGGAACTCTTATTTATTCTGAAAGTGCTACTGGCAAAGAAGGAATCTTGAGAACTTTCAGCCTGGAAGAATTTCCGGAAGGAACTTATTTCTTAGAGATTGAAGACAATATTAAAAAAGCAAAATACGAAATCACAATCGATGATAATGCTTCATTATCAAGAACTGCAATTTCTTCTGTTTACAAAGCAGGTTTTGCTAAAAATTCAAGCGTGGCTGCACGTTAA
- a CDS encoding AraC family transcriptional regulator, whose product MKTIAPALEVITNSYGSSFTYTKHAEKTNSKAHLWHYHPEIELVYVNGGAGKRQIGSHVSYYTNGSLLLIGANLPHCGFTNENTGNTNETVIHIKPEFLGNDFFIAPEMKKVQNILKQAKGGIAFGGETKKRIGKKIEMMENEPPFQRLLTLLGILDELDSSTESTILNADGFSLELQTQDNDRMNVVFNFVKDHFQESISIDEVSSLVSMTTPSFCRYFKKISNKTFTEFVNEYRLVHASKLLAEQPMSINEVCYESGFNNFSHFSKSFKQYTGKSASQYRHEHKIIIS is encoded by the coding sequence ATGAAGACAATTGCCCCAGCTCTTGAAGTGATAACTAATTCATACGGAAGTTCTTTTACCTATACCAAACACGCCGAAAAGACCAATAGTAAAGCTCATTTATGGCATTATCATCCAGAGATTGAGTTGGTTTATGTAAATGGCGGGGCAGGAAAAAGACAAATAGGAAGCCATGTTTCTTATTATACCAATGGTAGTTTACTTTTAATAGGAGCCAATTTGCCCCATTGCGGATTTACAAATGAAAATACGGGAAATACAAACGAAACCGTAATTCATATTAAACCTGAATTTTTAGGCAACGATTTTTTTATCGCTCCGGAAATGAAAAAGGTTCAGAATATTTTAAAACAAGCTAAAGGCGGAATCGCTTTTGGTGGTGAAACGAAAAAGAGAATAGGAAAGAAAATCGAAATGATGGAAAATGAACCGCCATTTCAAAGATTGCTTACTCTTTTAGGAATTTTGGATGAATTAGATTCTTCTACAGAATCAACAATATTAAATGCTGATGGTTTTTCATTAGAACTGCAGACACAGGATAACGATCGTATGAATGTGGTTTTTAATTTTGTTAAGGATCATTTTCAGGAATCTATTTCGATAGACGAAGTTTCGAGTCTGGTAAGTATGACGACACCTTCTTTTTGTCGTTATTTTAAAAAGATTTCCAACAAAACATTTACGGAGTTTGTAAATGAATACCGTTTGGTGCATGCTTCTAAACTTTTGGCAGAACAGCCAATGAGTATTAACGAAGTTTGCTACGAAAGCGGATTTAATAATTTCAGTCACTTCAGTAAATCGTTTAAACAATATACAGGTAAAAGCGCATCGCAATACCGTCATGAGCATAAGATAATAAT
- a CDS encoding methylmalonyl-CoA mutase family protein has protein sequence MEQQIPYIPKNKVRIVTAASLFDGHDAAINIMRRIIQSTGVEVIHLGHDRSVEEVVNTAIQEDANAIAMTSYQGGHNEYFKYMYDLLHEKGAGHIKIFGGGGGVILPSEIEELHEYGITRIYSPDDGRSLGLQGMINDLVQRADFPIGDKLNGEIDHIENKIPTAIARLISAAENFPEIAKPVFDKIHESNSDSKIPVLGITGTGGAGKSSLVDELVRRFLIDFPEKTIGLISVDPSKRKTGGALLGDRIRMNAINNPRVYMRSLATRQSNLALSKYVAEAIQVLKAAKYDLIILETSGIGQSDTEIMDHSDVSLYVMTPEFGAATQLEKIDMLDFADLVALNKFDKRGALDALRDVKKQYQRNHNLWDKSPDEMPVFGTIASQFNDPGMNTLYKAIMDKVVEKTASDLKSTFEITKEMSEKIFVIPPHRTRYLSEIAENNRSYDEIALSQQKVAQKLYGIFKTIESVSGKVPQINKAGIDDSTVLPSGIQEHDENRIFLNLLLNQFDKVKMDLDPYNWEIILNWDEKVAKYKNPVYSFKVRDKEIKIATHSESLSHLQIPKIALPKYEGWGDILRWNLQENVPGEFPFASGLYPFKREGEDPSRMFAGEGGPERTNKRFHYVSAGMPAKRLSTAFDSVTLYGNDPDLRPDIYGKIGNAGVSICCLDDAKKLYSGFDLVHALTSVSMTINGPAPMLLGFFMNAAIDQQCEIYIKANDLEKEVEAKINKLYKEKGIERPRYQGDLPDGNNGLGLMLLGVTGDEVLPLIVYNEIKAKTLSQVRGTVQADILKEDQAQNTCIFSTEFALRLMGDVQEYFIAKNVRNFYSVSISGYHIAEAGANPITQLAFTLSNGFTYVEYYLSRGMNINDFGPNLSFFFSNGVDPEYSVIGRVARKIWAKAMKNKYGANERAQMLKYHIQTSGRSLHAQEIDFNDIRTTLQALYAIYDNCNSLHTNAYDEAITTPTEESVRRAMAIQLIINKELGLAKNENPIQGSFIIEELTDLVEAAVLQEFDRITERGGVLGAMETMYQRSKIQEESLYYETLKHNGDFPIVGVNTFLSSKGSPTVIPAEVIRATEEEKQYQITMLDNLHNFHEAKVNEHLNTLQQAAIKNENLFDHLMEATKVCSLGQITSALFEVGGQYRRNM, from the coding sequence ATGGAACAACAAATACCATATATTCCTAAAAATAAAGTAAGAATTGTCACTGCAGCTTCACTTTTCGACGGACATGATGCCGCCATCAATATTATGCGCCGTATTATCCAGTCAACAGGAGTTGAGGTTATTCATCTTGGTCACGACAGAAGTGTTGAAGAAGTGGTCAATACCGCCATTCAGGAAGATGCCAATGCTATTGCGATGACTTCTTATCAGGGCGGTCATAATGAATACTTTAAATATATGTATGATTTGCTTCACGAAAAAGGAGCGGGACATATTAAAATCTTCGGAGGTGGAGGTGGTGTAATTCTGCCAAGCGAAATCGAAGAATTGCACGAATATGGTATTACAAGAATTTATTCTCCGGATGATGGCCGTTCTCTTGGTTTACAAGGAATGATTAATGATTTGGTGCAACGTGCCGATTTTCCTATCGGAGATAAATTAAACGGAGAAATCGATCATATCGAAAATAAAATTCCTACCGCAATTGCGCGTTTGATTTCGGCAGCAGAAAATTTCCCTGAAATTGCAAAACCTGTTTTTGATAAAATCCACGAAAGCAATTCCGATTCTAAAATTCCGGTTTTAGGAATTACAGGAACGGGTGGAGCAGGAAAATCATCTTTGGTGGATGAATTGGTTCGTCGTTTTTTAATTGATTTCCCGGAAAAAACAATCGGATTAATTTCTGTCGATCCTTCGAAAAGAAAAACGGGAGGAGCGCTTTTAGGAGACAGAATCCGAATGAATGCTATTAATAATCCTCGTGTGTATATGCGTTCGCTGGCAACACGTCAGTCGAATTTGGCTTTGTCTAAATATGTAGCCGAAGCGATTCAGGTTTTAAAAGCAGCAAAATACGATTTGATTATTCTGGAAACTTCAGGAATTGGTCAGTCTGATACGGAGATTATGGATCATTCTGATGTATCCTTATATGTAATGACACCAGAATTTGGAGCGGCAACACAATTGGAAAAAATTGACATGCTTGATTTTGCCGATTTAGTAGCTTTAAATAAATTCGATAAACGCGGCGCTTTAGACGCGTTACGTGATGTAAAAAAACAATATCAAAGAAACCATAATCTTTGGGATAAAAGTCCAGACGAAATGCCAGTTTTTGGAACAATTGCTTCGCAGTTTAACGATCCGGGAATGAACACGCTTTACAAAGCGATTATGGATAAAGTAGTTGAAAAAACGGCTTCAGATTTGAAATCGACTTTTGAAATCACAAAAGAAATGAGCGAGAAAATCTTCGTGATTCCGCCACACAGAACGCGTTATTTATCTGAAATTGCAGAGAATAACAGATCTTATGATGAAATAGCACTTTCACAACAAAAGGTAGCTCAGAAATTATACGGAATTTTCAAAACTATCGAATCGGTTTCTGGAAAAGTGCCTCAAATCAATAAAGCTGGAATTGACGATTCAACTGTTTTACCAAGTGGAATTCAAGAGCACGACGAAAACAGAATCTTTTTAAATCTTTTACTGAATCAGTTTGATAAAGTAAAAATGGATTTAGATCCGTACAATTGGGAAATTATTCTGAATTGGGATGAAAAAGTAGCGAAATACAAAAATCCGGTTTACTCGTTTAAAGTTCGTGATAAAGAAATCAAGATTGCAACGCATTCTGAAAGCCTATCACATTTACAGATTCCGAAAATTGCTTTACCAAAATATGAAGGTTGGGGCGATATCTTGCGTTGGAATTTACAGGAAAATGTTCCGGGAGAATTTCCTTTTGCTTCAGGACTGTATCCTTTTAAACGTGAAGGCGAAGATCCGTCAAGAATGTTTGCAGGCGAGGGCGGACCAGAAAGAACTAACAAACGTTTTCATTATGTAAGTGCGGGAATGCCTGCAAAACGTCTTTCAACAGCTTTTGACAGTGTAACTTTATATGGAAACGATCCAGATTTACGTCCGGATATTTACGGAAAAATCGGAAATGCGGGAGTTTCAATCTGCTGTTTAGATGATGCCAAAAAACTATATTCAGGTTTCGATTTGGTTCATGCCTTGACTTCGGTAAGTATGACCATTAATGGGCCTGCGCCAATGTTGTTAGGTTTCTTTATGAATGCGGCAATCGATCAGCAATGTGAGATTTACATCAAAGCAAATGATTTAGAAAAAGAAGTTGAAGCGAAAATCAACAAATTATACAAAGAAAAAGGAATCGAAAGACCAAGATACCAAGGCGATTTGCCAGACGGAAACAACGGTTTAGGATTAATGCTTTTAGGAGTTACAGGCGATGAGGTTTTACCTTTAATAGTTTATAATGAAATAAAAGCCAAAACATTATCGCAAGTTCGTGGAACGGTTCAGGCTGATATTTTAAAAGAAGATCAGGCGCAGAATACTTGTATTTTCTCAACCGAATTTGCGTTGCGTTTAATGGGCGACGTTCAGGAATATTTTATTGCTAAAAACGTTCGTAATTTCTATTCGGTTTCGATTTCAGGATATCATATTGCCGAGGCGGGCGCAAACCCAATTACACAATTGGCCTTTACGCTTTCAAATGGTTTCACTTACGTGGAATATTATTTGAGCCGCGGAATGAACATCAACGATTTTGGTCCAAATTTATCGTTCTTCTTCTCAAACGGAGTAGATCCGGAATATTCAGTAATTGGTCGTGTGGCGCGTAAAATTTGGGCAAAAGCCATGAAAAACAAATATGGAGCCAACGAAAGAGCACAAATGCTGAAATATCATATTCAGACTTCTGGGCGTTCGTTACACGCGCAGGAAATTGATTTCAATGATATCAGAACGACATTACAAGCTTTGTATGCGATTTATGACAACTGTAATTCATTGCACACCAATGCTTACGACGAAGCGATTACAACGCCAACAGAAGAATCAGTGCGTAGAGCAATGGCCATTCAGCTGATTATTAATAAAGAATTAGGATTAGCCAAAAACGAAAATCCAATTCAAGGTTCCTTCATTATCGAAGAATTAACTGATTTGGTAGAAGCTGCGGTTCTTCAAGAATTCGACAGAATTACAGAAAGAGGAGGAGTTTTAGGTGCAATGGAAACGATGTACCAGCGTTCTAAAATTCAGGAAGAAAGTTTGTATTACGAAACCTTAAAACACAACGGTGATTTCCCAATTGTGGGTGTAAATACTTTTCTAAGTTCAAAAGGTTCGCCAACGGTAATTCCGGCTGAGGTTATTCGTGCCACAGAAGAAGAAAAACAATATCAAATTACGATGTTGGATAACTTGCATAATTTCCACGAAGCAAAAGTAAACGAGCATTTAAATACGTTACAGCAAGCCGCTATTAAAAACGAAAACTTATTCGACCATTTAATGGAAGCTACAAAGGTTTGTTCTTTAGGGCAGATTACTTCGGCTTTGTTTGAGGTTGGTGGGCAGTATAGAAGGAATATGTAA